The Synechococcus sp. MU1643 genome contains a region encoding:
- a CDS encoding NAD(P)/FAD-dependent oxidoreductase yields the protein MSVLIVGAGPSGARLAIQLARAGVEVTLVDRLADPNRNAYSSGALPLDAVRRLGLPDEAIAATWQGWQLHDPSGLVHQWWSASDLGVVLDFGRLRSWLWEQARCHGVELISDCRASLSSLTAEGASVRLQMRDGQTTLRSARWLIDATGARRDLLQQAGLRPNPEDPLLQGIGVEWLLQADDRQAAAWRDRISFFLGTAWIPHGYAWIFPMQGQRLKVGVCHLPPADRSTPGSLAGPLKRLIHRCGLSSCPVLDRHGGPLSSSISRTEPLVAGALLAVGDAASSANLLGGEGIRHAMDGADQLADLLIAEGIWGDSSTMARRYQHQLKAQRSWRWLVSGRLARRTWWGLDNPRADRRLRRLIHGLSVSTEAPALSELLFEYNFERYGLRLLPYLL from the coding sequence GTGTCGGTTCTGATCGTTGGCGCGGGGCCGTCCGGTGCTCGTCTGGCGATTCAACTGGCGCGGGCGGGAGTTGAGGTCACCCTGGTGGATCGCTTGGCCGATCCCAATCGCAATGCCTACTCCAGTGGTGCTCTGCCATTGGACGCTGTTCGTCGGCTTGGTCTGCCGGATGAAGCCATTGCCGCCACCTGGCAGGGCTGGCAACTGCACGATCCCTCCGGTCTCGTTCATCAGTGGTGGTCTGCCAGCGATCTGGGGGTGGTGCTCGACTTCGGTCGGCTTCGGTCCTGGCTCTGGGAGCAGGCGCGCTGCCATGGGGTGGAGTTGATTTCGGACTGCCGGGCTTCGCTGAGCTCTTTGACGGCCGAAGGGGCCAGCGTCCGGTTGCAGATGCGCGATGGGCAGACGACATTGCGCTCAGCTCGTTGGCTGATTGATGCCACGGGTGCACGCCGAGATCTGCTGCAGCAGGCCGGCCTCAGGCCCAATCCGGAGGACCCGCTGCTGCAGGGCATTGGCGTTGAGTGGTTGCTCCAAGCCGACGACCGTCAGGCTGCGGCCTGGCGGGATCGGATCAGTTTCTTCCTGGGCACCGCCTGGATCCCCCATGGATATGCCTGGATCTTCCCCATGCAAGGGCAACGGTTGAAGGTGGGCGTCTGTCACCTTCCACCGGCGGATCGATCGACTCCCGGCAGCTTGGCTGGGCCCCTTAAGCGCTTGATTCATCGCTGCGGCTTGAGCTCCTGCCCGGTGCTGGATCGCCATGGCGGTCCTTTGTCCAGCAGCATTTCCCGCACCGAACCATTGGTGGCCGGGGCGCTGCTGGCGGTGGGGGATGCGGCCAGTTCCGCCAATCTGCTTGGGGGAGAAGGGATCCGCCATGCCATGGATGGCGCTGATCAACTGGCCGATCTGTTGATCGCTGAAGGGATTTGGGGAGATTCTTCGACGATGGCCCGTCGCTACCAACATCAGCTCAAGGCCCAGCGGAGTTGGCGCTGGTTGGTGTCGGGCCGCCTCGCGCGGCGCACTTGGTGGGGCCTCGACAATCCAAGGGCGGATCGGCGTCTCCGACGTCTGATCCATGGGCTTTCTGTTTCAACAGAAGCCCCAGCTCTCTCCGAGCTGTTGTTCGAGTACAACTTCGAGCGTTACGGCCTTCGTCTGCTGCCTTATCTGCTCTGA
- the psaK gene encoding photosystem I reaction center subunit PsaK, with amino-acid sequence MLTHLFAIAPASVSWSPKVALVMILCNVVAIMVGKATIKHPNVGAGLPNASFFGGMGHAALLGTTSLGHIIGIGAIQGLAARGVL; translated from the coding sequence ATGCTGACCCACCTTTTCGCGATCGCTCCCGCCTCAGTGTCTTGGTCTCCCAAGGTCGCCCTGGTGATGATCCTCTGCAATGTGGTTGCAATCATGGTCGGCAAGGCCACGATCAAGCACCCGAACGTTGGTGCTGGACTCCCCAACGCTTCCTTCTTCGGCGGAATGGGCCACGCAGCCCTGCTCGGCACCACCAGCCTGGGCCACATCATTGGCATCGGCGCCATCCAGGGTCTTGCCGCCCGCGGAGTGCTCTGA
- a CDS encoding DUF3593 domain-containing protein codes for MSFDPAPLFAASLIPYLLFLYWLRKSEALPLMAERGFQLTLLFVAVTIVAAIAALRCCSAELVEIDWLHGGAEAFLTLSNTVLVIGLLLPTPKKG; via the coding sequence ATGAGCTTTGATCCCGCACCGCTGTTCGCCGCCTCACTGATCCCCTATCTGCTGTTTCTGTACTGGCTCAGGAAAAGTGAGGCGCTTCCGCTGATGGCGGAACGGGGCTTCCAGCTCACCCTGCTGTTTGTGGCCGTCACGATTGTTGCCGCCATTGCCGCCCTGCGCTGCTGCTCAGCCGAACTGGTGGAGATCGACTGGTTGCATGGTGGGGCAGAAGCCTTTCTCACCCTCAGCAACACGGTTTTAGTGATCGGACTGTTGTTACCAACGCCAAAAAAAGGGTGA
- a CDS encoding DUF2499 domain-containing protein, whose product MHALSLGTWWIHVASVVEWCVAIVLMHRRGLPGMAWAMLPALVSAMAACTWHLFDNSEALRGLVTLQAIFTVIGNCTLAFAAWQLQRRRVVDRVSAP is encoded by the coding sequence ATGCACGCGTTATCGCTCGGAACCTGGTGGATCCACGTCGCCTCCGTGGTCGAGTGGTGCGTTGCGATCGTCTTGATGCACCGGCGCGGGCTGCCGGGAATGGCCTGGGCCATGCTTCCGGCCCTAGTGAGTGCAATGGCCGCCTGCACCTGGCATCTGTTTGACAACAGCGAAGCGTTGCGGGGCCTGGTGACCCTTCAGGCCATTTTCACCGTGATCGGCAACTGCACCCTGGCCTTTGCGGCTTGGCAGCTCCAACGACGCCGGGTTGTGGACAGAGTCAGCGCTCCATGA
- the csaB gene encoding polysaccharide pyruvyl transferase CsaB, with protein MVRPTAPVLLLCGYYGERNLGDDALLQVLVSSLPQPHQLLITARDPAPVLALAPSAQTVNRRSLLLCLRAALRADVLVLGGGSLLQDSTSFSSLVYYLLLMAVARLGGAQVVLWGQGLGPLQRRISRLLVRTVLPLCKAASWRDQRSFDWAQFWAPKLPMVLAADPVWQMPARSWLGGDAIVLSWRPTPLLDHLGWRRLTEALDRLSSDLEAPVIWLAFHHTQDAPLLQRLSDQGLLPARLKARSSTLVPQSLEAVSDLVQRARLVLPMRLHALVLARLANSPMAALSYDPKVEAAAGMANVPCTPLRSLPSVDDLLTLWREEVDRPADPDQTEALRRRASAHSELLNRMAAEGR; from the coding sequence GTGGTCCGCCCCACTGCGCCTGTATTGCTGCTTTGCGGCTACTACGGAGAGCGCAACCTTGGCGACGATGCACTGCTTCAGGTGCTGGTGTCGTCACTTCCTCAGCCGCACCAGCTCCTGATTACCGCCCGCGATCCGGCACCCGTTCTGGCTTTGGCTCCGTCGGCGCAGACAGTGAATCGTCGTTCTTTATTGCTTTGCCTTCGTGCGGCTTTGCGGGCGGATGTGCTCGTGCTTGGTGGCGGGAGCCTGCTGCAGGACAGCACCAGCTTCAGCAGCCTTGTCTATTACCTCTTGCTGATGGCGGTTGCCCGCCTCGGTGGCGCCCAGGTGGTTCTATGGGGGCAGGGCCTTGGACCCTTGCAGCGTCGGATCAGTCGGCTGTTGGTTCGTACGGTTTTGCCCCTCTGCAAGGCAGCTAGTTGGAGGGATCAGCGCTCCTTTGATTGGGCTCAGTTCTGGGCCCCAAAGCTGCCGATGGTCCTGGCCGCCGATCCGGTCTGGCAGATGCCGGCGCGCTCTTGGCTCGGTGGCGACGCCATCGTGCTCAGCTGGCGTCCGACTCCTCTGCTGGATCACTTGGGCTGGCGTCGCTTGACGGAAGCTCTGGATCGGCTTAGTTCCGACTTGGAGGCGCCGGTGATCTGGCTGGCGTTCCATCACACCCAGGACGCACCGCTGCTGCAGCGTTTAAGTGATCAAGGCTTACTGCCGGCGCGATTGAAAGCGCGCAGCTCAACCCTGGTGCCCCAGTCCCTGGAGGCTGTGTCTGACTTGGTGCAGCGGGCGCGCCTGGTGCTGCCGATGCGCTTGCATGCTCTAGTCCTGGCCCGACTGGCCAACAGCCCCATGGCTGCCCTCAGCTATGACCCGAAGGTGGAGGCCGCAGCAGGCATGGCCAACGTGCCTTGCACGCCATTGCGGTCACTTCCCTCTGTGGATGATCTGCTGACCCTTTGGCGGGAAGAAGTGGATCGTCCAGCGGATCCTGATCAGACCGAAGCCCTGCGACGCCGGGCGTCAGCGCACAGCGAGCTTCTCAATCGGATGGCAGCCGAAGGCCGCTGA
- a CDS encoding ABC transporter ATP-binding protein, translating to MTLQLRAINKRFGERQVLNQLFLDVANGECVALLGASGCGKSTALRLIAGLDHPDQGSIRINGAEMVDVPAERRRVGMVFQSYALFPHLNVWENLELGLRMRGGSAGTRDERIRSVLEVLQLSGQAGQRPSQLSGGQRQRVALARALLRDPLVYLLDEPMSNLDAQLREDLRPQLRRLMIGGEQPVVYVTHDQQEAMALADRIAVMREGYIEQIGTPRELYLQPASTYVAQFIGRPQMNLLPAKDGVITGIRPDDLRLDPAGSPCTILSREWFGANQMLLMRCDRGDLRLVCPGETEIEAEPRVSWPSACEHHFDAISGLRLPSD from the coding sequence ATGACACTGCAACTTCGGGCCATCAACAAGCGCTTCGGCGAGCGTCAGGTTCTCAACCAGCTATTTCTCGATGTGGCGAACGGCGAGTGCGTCGCTTTGCTTGGGGCCAGCGGCTGTGGGAAAAGCACGGCCTTGCGTCTAATTGCCGGACTCGATCACCCGGATCAAGGATCGATTCGCATCAATGGTGCGGAGATGGTCGACGTGCCCGCTGAACGTCGCCGTGTGGGGATGGTGTTTCAAAGCTATGCCCTGTTCCCGCATCTGAATGTGTGGGAGAACCTCGAACTGGGACTGCGCATGCGGGGCGGCAGCGCCGGCACCCGCGATGAACGGATCCGCAGCGTCCTGGAGGTGTTGCAGCTCAGCGGGCAGGCCGGGCAACGACCCTCACAACTGTCCGGCGGACAGCGGCAGCGCGTCGCACTGGCCCGCGCCCTGTTGCGAGATCCCCTCGTCTACCTGCTCGATGAGCCGATGAGCAATCTGGATGCCCAGTTGCGCGAGGACCTGCGACCTCAATTGCGCCGTCTGATGATTGGCGGTGAACAGCCTGTGGTCTACGTCACCCATGACCAGCAGGAGGCAATGGCGCTGGCAGATCGCATCGCTGTGATGCGCGAGGGATACATCGAACAGATCGGAACGCCCCGTGAGCTGTACCTGCAACCGGCCAGCACCTATGTCGCCCAGTTCATCGGCCGCCCGCAGATGAACCTACTGCCAGCCAAGGACGGGGTGATCACGGGCATCCGACCAGACGACCTGCGGCTCGATCCCGCCGGCTCGCCCTGCACGATCCTCAGCCGTGAATGGTTCGGAGCCAACCAGATGTTGCTGATGCGCTGCGATCGCGGCGACCTGCGGCTGGTCTGCCCCGGAGAAACAGAAATTGAAGCTGAACCACGCGTCAGTTGGCCCAGCGCTTGCGAGCACCACTTTGATGCCATCAGCGGCCTTCGGCTGCCATCCGATTGA
- a CDS encoding carbohydrate ABC transporter permease: MTRGLKKRRTFWVALLLVWSLGPMLWQLVSSFTAADALVNDQLSFWSRWTLNNYRDLLTTDPPFWRYLFNSSFVASITTLLTLILAIPAAYGMAKLPDRWRGSLRAAVVGAALFPYVLLFLALLELARTFALGNNLIAIAIPYSALSMPLALLLLTAAFEALPNDLDDAAKLEGLSLWQRLRWVLIPLIAPASASTAILVFLFAWNEYPVALTWLSRSDLLTLPMAMARIAGSSTYSVPYGTYAAATVLGAIPLLVLVLVFQRQIVSGLTNGAIKG; encoded by the coding sequence ATGACACGTGGATTAAAGAAACGACGCACCTTCTGGGTTGCACTGCTGCTGGTTTGGTCTCTGGGTCCGATGCTGTGGCAGCTGGTGAGTTCCTTCACTGCCGCAGATGCCTTGGTCAATGACCAACTGAGCTTCTGGAGCCGTTGGACGCTCAACAACTACCGGGATCTGCTCACCACTGATCCGCCGTTCTGGCGTTACTTGTTCAACAGCAGCTTTGTGGCCTCCATCACCACACTGCTCACCTTGATTCTCGCCATCCCAGCCGCCTACGGCATGGCCAAACTCCCGGATCGGTGGAGGGGAAGCCTCCGAGCCGCAGTGGTGGGAGCCGCCCTGTTTCCCTATGTGCTTCTGTTCCTGGCGCTGCTCGAACTGGCCCGCACCTTTGCGCTGGGCAACAACCTGATCGCCATCGCCATTCCCTACAGCGCTCTGTCGATGCCACTGGCCCTGCTGCTGCTGACGGCAGCGTTTGAAGCCCTGCCCAACGATCTAGATGACGCGGCAAAGCTGGAGGGTCTGTCGTTGTGGCAGCGGCTGCGTTGGGTGCTGATCCCCTTGATTGCACCGGCCTCCGCCAGCACGGCAATCCTGGTTTTTCTGTTTGCCTGGAACGAATATCCCGTGGCCCTTACCTGGCTGAGCCGCAGCGATCTACTCACCTTGCCGATGGCGATGGCCCGAATTGCGGGATCATCGACCTATTCGGTCCCCTACGGCACCTACGCGGCAGCCACTGTGCTCGGTGCCATTCCTCTTCTGGTGCTGGTGTTGGTGTTCCAGCGCCAGATCGTCAGTGGACTCACCAACGGAGCCATCAAGGGATGA
- a CDS encoding carbohydrate ABC transporter permease — MTMLLAAPALLLIAVVFGWPMLRYAWLSFHADSVLTGLEPVANGGANWLRLVADQRFWLDAGQTARFALISVGLELLLALAIALLLHQRWRGRGAVRALTLLPWALPTTMMALGWRWIFNTPYGPIEVLARSLGLNSLDLLSTPSITWLVTVFADVWKTTPFITLILLAGLQSIPQDLYSAFRLEGGTPPQALRRVTLPLLLPYILLSLLFRLAQAFGVFDLVQVLTGGGPAGSTESIALYAYLNGMRFLDFGYSATVMLAGFLLLTALILVGTLLLRSCGLLRPLDR; from the coding sequence ATGACCATGCTCCTGGCTGCTCCGGCGCTGCTGTTGATTGCGGTGGTGTTCGGCTGGCCGATGCTTCGCTACGCCTGGCTGAGCTTCCACGCTGATTCCGTTCTCACGGGCCTTGAACCGGTGGCCAACGGCGGGGCCAACTGGTTGCGACTGGTGGCTGATCAGCGCTTTTGGCTGGATGCCGGACAGACCGCGCGATTCGCCCTGATCTCGGTGGGTTTGGAGTTGTTGTTGGCCCTGGCCATTGCGCTGCTGCTCCATCAGCGCTGGCGCGGCAGAGGCGCCGTTCGTGCCCTGACACTGCTGCCCTGGGCCCTGCCCACAACAATGATGGCCCTGGGCTGGCGCTGGATCTTCAACACCCCCTACGGCCCGATCGAGGTGCTGGCACGAAGCCTTGGCCTCAACTCTCTGGATCTGTTGTCCACCCCATCGATCACCTGGCTCGTAACCGTGTTTGCCGATGTCTGGAAAACAACGCCCTTCATAACTCTGATTCTTCTGGCGGGGCTCCAGAGCATTCCCCAGGACCTCTACAGCGCCTTTCGCCTGGAAGGGGGAACCCCCCCTCAGGCGCTTCGCAGGGTCACCTTGCCGCTGTTGCTCCCCTACATCCTGTTGAGCCTTCTGTTCCGCTTGGCCCAGGCCTTCGGGGTGTTCGATCTGGTGCAGGTGCTCACCGGTGGTGGCCCCGCTGGCAGCACCGAAAGTATCGCCCTTTATGCCTACCTCAACGGCATGCGCTTTCTTGATTTCGGCTACAGCGCCACGGTGATGCTTGCGGGATTTCTGCTGCTCACCGCGCTGATCCTGGTTGGCACGTTGCTGCTGAGGAGCTGCGGTCTGCTCAGGCCCCTGGACCGATGA
- a CDS encoding ABC transporter substrate-binding protein gives MNLRLWLVGSALALAMALGAMVGSASFRAEEVSILMPSSFTDASADLVKAFNSEHRGRIHLKLIRGPLNTESISDLAISSLLLGDAPFDALLMDVTWLPKYAAAGWLEPLDPWFDPGDQEQLVQGARLGNNYDGHLYRWPLVADVGLLYWRTDLMDQPPTTPDALVNIAGQLVQSQAVANGFVWQGRQYEGLSCDFLEVLQGFGGDWMDTTTNTMELDTPEATAAAGWLNDLIRKGVSPYAVTNYAEAESLQAFKAGDAALMRNWPYAWAELQKDDSKVKGNVGISLMVAQPGERPGATLGSWGLSLMRQSQHKEAAVEAIRYLTSEAAQRARFLNNGYTPIQADLFNDPEMLKASPVLPDLLVALNHAVVRPPTPLYAQLSDVVQRELNGLFTDAGSADEAMATSQQRSQTLLRAAGAMP, from the coding sequence ATGAACCTGCGCCTCTGGCTCGTAGGCAGCGCCTTGGCTCTGGCGATGGCCTTGGGAGCGATGGTTGGATCAGCCTCCTTTCGAGCGGAGGAGGTGAGCATCCTCATGCCCTCGTCCTTCACCGATGCCAGTGCTGATTTGGTGAAGGCCTTCAACAGCGAGCATCGCGGCCGGATTCATCTCAAGTTGATTCGAGGTCCTTTAAATACCGAATCGATTTCAGATCTGGCAATCAGCAGTCTTCTCCTTGGGGATGCGCCGTTCGACGCGCTGCTGATGGATGTCACCTGGCTGCCGAAATATGCAGCCGCCGGTTGGCTGGAACCGCTGGATCCCTGGTTTGATCCGGGCGATCAAGAACAGCTTGTGCAAGGGGCACGGCTCGGCAATAACTACGACGGCCATCTCTACCGCTGGCCGCTGGTGGCCGATGTGGGGCTGCTCTACTGGCGCACGGATCTGATGGATCAGCCACCGACAACGCCCGACGCGCTGGTGAACATTGCTGGACAGCTGGTGCAGAGCCAAGCCGTTGCTAACGGTTTTGTCTGGCAGGGGCGTCAGTACGAAGGTCTGAGCTGCGACTTTCTTGAAGTGCTGCAGGGCTTCGGCGGTGACTGGATGGACACCACCACCAACACCATGGAGCTCGATACGCCTGAGGCGACGGCCGCGGCGGGATGGTTGAACGATCTGATTCGCAAAGGCGTCAGCCCTTACGCCGTGACCAATTACGCCGAAGCAGAGTCGCTTCAGGCCTTCAAAGCCGGAGATGCCGCTCTAATGCGGAACTGGCCCTACGCCTGGGCTGAACTGCAGAAGGACGACAGCAAGGTGAAAGGCAACGTCGGCATCAGCCTGATGGTGGCCCAACCGGGTGAACGTCCAGGAGCCACCCTCGGCAGCTGGGGGCTGAGCCTGATGCGGCAATCGCAGCACAAGGAGGCAGCGGTGGAGGCGATTCGCTACCTCACCAGCGAAGCCGCACAGAGGGCGCGCTTTCTCAACAACGGCTACACCCCCATCCAGGCGGATCTGTTCAACGACCCTGAGATGCTGAAGGCCTCCCCCGTGCTGCCGGATCTGCTGGTGGCCTTGAACCATGCGGTGGTTCGTCCGCCAACCCCGCTTTACGCCCAGCTGAGCGATGTGGTGCAGCGGGAACTCAATGGCTTATTCACCGATGCCGGGTCCGCCGATGAGGCCATGGCCACCAGCCAGCAGCGGAGCCAGACCCTGCTGCGTGCTGCGGGAGCCATGCCATGA
- the ggpS gene encoding glucosylglycerol-phosphate synthase, whose product MGAGQSSFVILYHRTPFDESKDKNGKRVWVDQKSPNGIIPTLRNLFRSCEKGTWIAWRRVDDQSNGGTERFEMNKPSPFTLCRIPLEDEQISSFYHITSKECFWPILHTFPTYFNVNNANWKIFEEVNKCFAMAACAEAAEGATVWVHDYNLWLAPGYIRAERPDLKIAFFHHTPFPGNDVFAILPWREQILESLLCCDVVGFHIPRYTENFARAAITLVGAKRGPKVPVDTKFIEVGTALSEGTVTSHLEHNGRTIQLLSSPVGTSPDLIQELCWSPSVESHGELIVQDTKKGRKLILSASRVDYTKGNEELLLAFERLLERRKDLHGQVVLMLACVAAASGMKIYEDTQRSIEEMAGRINGRFSQIDWVPIRFSTRRIPYDEMIAWFCHADVCWITPLRDGLNLVAKEYAAARRNRGGVLVLSEFTGASVVLDGALLTNPYSNRRMDEAIESALEMDEEEQRDRMSRMTDAVESYTVSDWANEQISGLSSSTPQ is encoded by the coding sequence ATGGGTGCTGGTCAGAGTTCGTTTGTAATCCTCTACCACCGCACGCCGTTCGACGAATCAAAAGACAAGAACGGGAAAAGAGTATGGGTCGATCAGAAAAGCCCTAACGGAATTATTCCGACACTTCGCAATCTTTTTCGCAGTTGCGAAAAGGGAACCTGGATTGCCTGGAGACGCGTCGACGATCAGTCGAATGGGGGCACAGAACGGTTTGAAATGAACAAACCTTCGCCGTTCACTCTGTGCAGGATCCCCCTGGAAGACGAACAGATTTCTAGTTTTTATCACATCACCTCCAAAGAATGCTTCTGGCCGATTCTTCATACATTTCCAACTTACTTCAATGTCAATAATGCGAACTGGAAAATCTTTGAAGAGGTTAATAAGTGTTTTGCCATGGCGGCCTGTGCGGAAGCCGCTGAAGGCGCAACAGTTTGGGTGCACGACTACAATCTATGGTTGGCTCCGGGATACATCCGAGCGGAACGTCCCGACCTAAAGATTGCCTTTTTCCATCACACTCCCTTTCCAGGAAATGATGTTTTCGCCATCCTTCCCTGGCGTGAGCAGATTCTGGAAAGCTTGCTCTGTTGTGATGTCGTCGGCTTCCACATTCCCCGCTACACAGAAAACTTTGCCCGTGCCGCCATCACCCTGGTTGGCGCAAAACGTGGCCCCAAAGTCCCGGTGGACACGAAATTCATTGAGGTCGGCACTGCTCTTTCAGAAGGCACGGTGACCAGTCACCTCGAGCACAACGGGCGCACCATTCAGCTCCTCAGCTCTCCCGTGGGCACCTCACCAGATCTGATTCAGGAGTTGTGCTGGAGTCCGTCGGTTGAAAGCCACGGAGAATTGATTGTTCAAGACACCAAAAAAGGCCGAAAGCTGATCCTCTCCGCCAGTCGGGTTGATTACACCAAGGGGAACGAAGAGTTACTGCTGGCCTTTGAACGTCTCTTGGAACGACGCAAAGATTTGCATGGGCAGGTGGTGTTGATGCTGGCCTGTGTTGCCGCTGCCAGTGGAATGAAGATCTACGAAGACACCCAACGCTCGATCGAAGAAATGGCCGGCCGCATCAATGGCCGCTTCAGCCAGATCGATTGGGTCCCCATCCGCTTTTCCACCCGCCGGATCCCCTACGACGAAATGATCGCCTGGTTCTGCCATGCCGATGTTTGCTGGATCACTCCGCTGCGGGATGGCCTGAATCTTGTGGCCAAGGAATATGCCGCTGCTCGACGCAACCGAGGCGGGGTTCTTGTGCTCTCGGAATTCACCGGAGCCTCGGTTGTTCTCGATGGCGCTTTGCTCACCAACCCCTATTCGAATCGCCGTATGGATGAGGCCATTGAATCGGCACTGGAAATGGATGAAGAAGAACAACGCGATCGAATGAGCCGCATGACCGATGCCGTTGAGAGCTACACAGTTAGCGACTGGGCAAATGAACAGATCTCTGGTCTCTCGTCCTCGACCCCGCAATGA
- a CDS encoding peroxiredoxin yields the protein MNRRELLVKSGLFLAALTLSPSRALALGGVVLETGTTVPDFDLPGSSQSEPDRKQWGSRDLRGRWLAVYFYPRDFTGGCTIEARGFESLHADFLQAGAEVIGISADSVDDHESFCESEGLSFPLLSDPDGTVSKAYGSWMAPYSLRHTFLIDPEGILRERWVAVRPNGHAREVLDSLKSFQNKPTV from the coding sequence GTGAATCGGCGGGAATTACTAGTCAAGTCCGGCCTATTCCTTGCAGCTTTGACACTCTCACCCTCGCGGGCTTTGGCCCTCGGGGGTGTTGTTTTGGAAACGGGCACGACCGTTCCCGATTTTGATCTGCCCGGATCCAGCCAGTCCGAACCCGATCGGAAGCAATGGGGCAGCCGTGATCTTCGCGGCCGTTGGCTGGCGGTTTATTTCTACCCAAGGGATTTCACCGGGGGATGCACGATCGAAGCCAGGGGCTTCGAAAGCCTCCACGCCGACTTCCTTCAGGCTGGGGCCGAGGTCATCGGCATCAGCGCTGACAGCGTTGACGACCATGAATCCTTCTGTGAAAGCGAGGGGTTGAGCTTCCCTCTGCTGTCCGATCCAGACGGAACCGTGAGCAAGGCCTATGGGTCCTGGATGGCGCCATACTCACTACGCCACACCTTCCTGATCGATCCCGAAGGAATCTTGCGTGAGCGTTGGGTAGCGGTTAGACCCAACGGTCACGCCCGGGAGGTGCTGGATTCGTTGAAGTCTTTTCAGAACAAACCCACCGTTTGA
- the rpmB gene encoding 50S ribosomal protein L28, producing the protein MSRVCQLTGTRANNGMAVSHSHIRTKKLQQANLQQRRLWWAEGNRWVKLRVTTRALKTIQKKGLGAYAKSLGINLAKI; encoded by the coding sequence ATGTCACGGGTGTGTCAGCTCACCGGTACTCGCGCCAACAACGGCATGGCCGTGAGCCATTCCCACATCCGCACCAAGAAGTTGCAGCAGGCCAACCTGCAGCAGCGTCGCCTCTGGTGGGCGGAAGGCAACCGCTGGGTGAAGCTGCGTGTCACCACCCGCGCTCTGAAAACCATCCAAAAGAAAGGCCTGGGCGCCTATGCCAAGTCTCTGGGCATTAACCTGGCCAAGATCTGA